Genomic DNA from Corylus avellana chromosome ca4, CavTom2PMs-1.0:
CAAAGCCAGATCAGTTATCCTTGTTTCTAGgcatcttcttttcttttttcatgccAAATTCTGGCTTgtcttttttcaatttagtatatTGCTTACATGAGATGAGTTATCCTTGTTTCTATGTGGTGTATGTCATGTGCAAATGCATGGGTTCAATTATACTTCTACCTGTTTAAAACCTTTGGATGGATCTGGTGTAAAAGATCCTTGTGTTTTCTATGGCTGTAGCTATATGTTCTGCTGATCCAGAGGATAATTTTTACTACCACATTATCAAATTGTATGGCAGtcatataacaatttactaaataacattactttgtTCAAATACCTatcacttaaaagaaaaaagtaaaaatcaaaGGGACCGacaattaagaacaaaaaggaTGATTTTGTGGGACAATCAACTGGGCCACATGTGGAGATGCTGCTTGGTATTGTTGGTTGCACTTCAATGGACATGTTTATGTTACTAAGAACCAAGAAGTAATCACAGTATGAGTAAAATTGTTGACATAACTGTCTGTCGATTAGATTGCTCGTTGCACCTCTTTGGCACCTCTTGATAACCTTTTTTactcatcaatatatatatatatatatatatatatatgatgacgtgaattgattattttttctgGTTCTTATATGCCTTTGATGATAAACAGGTCTTGATGGTTCGATTGGAGTCGGATCTGGCACAAGTTCTGCTTGCGGCTTGTAGAGGAGAGCTAAGTGGAGTGTCCTTGAGCTGGTCCCCAGGGTCTGCCATGGTGGTGGTAATGGCAAGTAATGGCTACCCTGGGGCATATGAGAAGGGAACTGTGATTCGAAACCTTGAAGATGCGGAGCATGTTGCTCCATGTGTTAAGATATTTCATGCTGGAACAGCCCAAGACTCGGATGGCAACTTCATTGCTGTTGGGGGACGTGTTCTTGGGGTTACTGCCAAGGGAAGTGACCTTGTAGAGGCACGAGATCGAGCTTACCAGGCTGTTGATGAAATCAACTGGCACGGCGGATTCTGCAGACGGGATATCGGTTGGAGAGCACTTCCACAGAAACAATTTGCCACAAAAGGGTGAATTAGTGTGAGAAATAAATGTTTTACATTTGTTGAATATTGAAAAATGGCTTATGACATAAATTAACATCATTTACAAGAGGGAAGAAAATAGGTTCTCTTGTTctacaaacaactttttttggCTTCTTATGGATCTTCCACTCCATATTTACTGAAATTTTGATTCCATCTGTTTTGAATCCAGAGATTGAACGGAAAAAATCCAGCGTTTCTTGACATGGAAGCCAAGAAACGACGCAGCACGTTTTGTTTTAATTAgcgtttttatttttccctgaGCAGGTTAGTTTTAGATTAGTTGTTCAATGTGTTTGGTATACTTCCAGTATGGATGTTATGGCACGCCCTTTATGGAGCCTATTTATTCGAGTAAGTTTTGAACTACCTGCTTATTTGTTCAGACAGGTAAACCTCATAAGAGTCTTCTCATACTTACCTATCCGGATTGTTAGCAAGCAATGGATCACAATCTTTAAAACTGCAAATTAAACTTGGAAACCAAAGATTTCAGTCGACGTCTCTTTTCTATATACCTGCCTATGATCTCAGCACAGGCAACACGCATAAACTGATAGGTACAATCTATTTTAACGCTGCACATTATCATACACAACGCACAAGACCAACACCAAAAAATTAGGTATACAATGACAAAAAAACAATCATCTATACCATCTTTTGCAAGCTGATCTTCTGCATAATTAGCTACTCCCTTTGATAGCTAGCCTGATCTCCATGCCTTCACTCCCAAGTGGCCTTTCTTGGACTCCGAGGAAGACTTCCAGTTCCTGATCTATCAACCCCGCCACACATATACACCCCGCACTCATCGCAATACCCACAGCCTGCAGATCCGCTCTGATCTCTCTGCGGCCTACTCGACGGGTGATAATGGATTAGGCCACCATAACCCATTACGCTCCTCCCCATCTCAACACCTTTGTGAGGATCCAATGGCGGTCTAGAATGGTAGCCATGGGGTTGGTGATGGTGTTTATGGCTTTGGTAGTACTGGTAAAAGTAGTGGTTTCCGACGACGCCGTTGCCTTGGTGTTGGAAGCTGTTGAGGCTGCAGAGGCTAGGAGAGCTGTGGACTTTCTGCATAGGAGGAACTCGACTGTTCTGCAGGTAGCCATTTGTGAAGATGGTTTCATTGCTCATAGAATTATCAACGTTCTGGGCTTTCGGGGAAGAGCAATGGGGAGAAGCACAAGCGGAGGAGACGCTGTAAGTGAGTTTAGGACGGCCGAAAGTTGTACGGGTTATGCCATTGATGGCATCAACATAACGCTGCTCCAGTGCATGGGGTGGTTCTGTGATGGCGGCTGCTGCTTGGTTCTCGACTATGATTGGGTTGGATGGGAACAAGAAGGCACGGAGCCTCGGAGTTCCTTCGCTTTCATGGCGGTCGTATTCATCGAGCATATGCTTTATGTCATCGTCAGATCGAATAGACACCAAAGCATCAAGATCCTCTGGGATTACCTGGTACTTAAGGACCATTTCCTTATCAAACTGTGGAGTTAGCTTCTTCATTAGCTCTGTTAACAACAAAGTGgaagaaaatttcattcaaTATTAATATGCAGATAAGTAAGAAAACACAGATCAAGATAGTTGATTTAATCCAATGGTTGTGTCTTTAATAGGCCTAAATTTGTAACCAGTTAGCCTTTGATCTTTCTTTCCTTTGGAAACATTTGCTGAAGCTAAACACTATGACACAGTGCACAAGACAAGAAGTTGCTAAGTTCTAGTGACTTTTGGCCATTCAAAATGACATGCTC
This window encodes:
- the LOC132179627 gene encoding uncharacterized protein LOC132179627; amino-acid sequence: MVGEEIQGGDITGGVMDETPSSPKSRVKFLCSHGGRILPRPIDGQLKYVGGETRVIAIPRDITFSELMKKLTPQFDKEMVLKYQVIPEDLDALVSIRSDDDIKHMLDEYDRHESEGTPRLRAFLFPSNPIIVENQAAAAITEPPHALEQRYVDAINGITRTTFGRPKLTYSVSSACASPHCSSPKAQNVDNSMSNETIFTNGYLQNSRVPPMQKVHSSPSLCSLNSFQHQGNGVVGNHYFYQYYQSHKHHHQPHGYHSRPPLDPHKGVEMGRSVMGYGGLIHYHPSSRPQRDQSGSAGCGYCDECGVYMCGGVDRSGTGSLPRSPRKATWE